The DNA region aattatagtctcggcgtggggggaccaggacaagttgttggtgatgagttgctgaatggagttaactgcaatgaagttactgtgaaaatctcccagtcgccacactccggtgcctgtttgggtacactgagggagaatttagcacggccaatgcacctagccagcacatgttttggattgtgggaggaaacaggagcacccggaggaaacccaaacagacacgggaagaatgtgcaaactccacacagacagtgacccaagcggggaatcgaacccgggtccctggcgctgtgaggcagcagtgctggacttgcggatagcgaagagcattgtcgggcaatacagcaggatatagataggctggaaaattgggcggagaggtggcagatggagtttaatctggataaatgcgaagtgatgcattttggaagaaataatgtagggaggagttatacaataaatggcagagtcatcaggagtatagaaacacagagggacctaggtgtgcaagtccacaaatccttgaaggtggcaacacaggtggagaaggtggtgaagaaggcatatggtatgcttgcctttataggacggggtatagagtataaaagctggagtctgatgatgcagctgtatagaatgctggttaggccacattttgagtactgcgtccagttctggtcgccgcactaccagaaggacgtggaggcgttagagagagtgcagagaaggtttactaggatgttgcctggtatggagggtcttagctatgaggagagattgggtaaactggggttgttctccctggaaagacggagaatgaggggagatctaatagaggtgtacaagattatgaagggtatagatagggtgaacagtgggaagctttttcccaggtcggaggtgacgatcacgaggggtcacgggctcaaggtgagaggggcgaagtataactcagatatcagagggatgttttttacacagagggtggtgggggcctggaatgcgctgccaagtagggtggtggaggcaggcacgctgacatcgtttaagacttacctggatagtcacatgagcagcctgggaatggagggatacaaacgattggtctagttggaccaaggagcggcacaggcttggagggccgaagggcctgtttcctgtgctgtactgttctttgttctttgttctttgctaaccaccgtgccgccctaaaaatattggtcaggacacgaGGGAGACTTTCCACcactttttgttttctttgaaatTCTGCCATGGGATCTTGGTAATTCCCAATTTTGATATTGTTTGAAAGAGAGGCTTGTTGCTgccaagtttttcatcttgcaactcatcaggacaaatgcaagaatttgAAACAATCACAATTTCTACCAGAGGAGAAAAAGTGTGCTGATTAATTTGGCACGACGACTCACTAGAATTTAATCCACAAGAATAGGGTGCTGACAGTTAATTCCATGGCAATAGTTGACTTCCAACCAATAACCTTTGACCTTTTTGTTTCACCCGCAGGACAACTGTTGCGTTGAGCTGCAGGCAATGTTGGAGTTCAAGCGGGCAATCAGGCACCTGCGCCACCACTCCTTGGGCCCACTTCAAGAAATGACTTCCGCTGTCTTGACCGAGCTGCAATTCCTGAACGATTGTCCTGCCTGTGTAAGTTTccccgggggagtgggggagaagagagagttcAAAGTTCACTAGGTGGGTGGTGGGAGGAACTATCCCATTGGATCCCATTGCTGGATTGCTTGCAACTCTGTCTGCCCTGTCTCTTCTGGAGGACAGtacctttagaaacatagaaactagaagcaggaagaggtcattcggcccttcaagcctgctccgccattcattttgatcatggctgatcatcgaattcaataaaagcagattaccgcggatgctggaatctgaaaccaaaagagaaaatgctggaaaatctcagcaggtctgacagcatctgtaaagggAGAAAggagaccctttgacaaagggtcatctgactcGAGGAGAGAAAaatgctgacgttttgagtccagatgaccctttgtcaaagagtcttttttctccccttgcagatgctgccagacctgctgagatttctggtcaccatctgttgtggagtctgcacgttctccgcgtgcctgcgtgggtttcctccgggtgctccggtttcctcctgcagtccaaagatgtgctggttaggtggattggccatgctaaattgccccttagtgtctgaggcattagctgggtaaatatgaggttacaagaacagggcctgggtgggattgtggtcggtgcaggctcgatgggccgaatggcctccttctgcactgtagggttctaagtttcatatccctttagccccaagagctatatctaatttctttttgaaatcacacaatgttttgacctcagctactccctgtggtagtgaattccacacattcaccactctccgggtgaagacatttctctttcatgtcctaagatgtgtcggcctaaaaggtttacccctttatcctcaaactatgacccctacctctggattccccccaccatcgggaacattctttctgaatctaccctgtctaaccctgttagaattttataagtttctatgaggtctcctcgctcttctaaacgccagtgaatataatcctaactgactggcggtggcgcagtggttagcactgctgcctcacaacgccagggacccgggttcgattcccggcttgggtcactgtctgtgtggagtctgcacgttctccccgtgtctgcgtgggattcctcccacagtctgaatgacgtgctggttagagtgcattgacccgaacaagtaccggagtgtggcgactgggggaatttcacagtaacttctttgcagtaagccttacttgtgactaataaataaactttagtctctcctcatctgacagacctgccatcccaggaatcagcctggtaaatcttcactgtactccctctataagcaagggcatccttcctcagataaggactgatgcactatcaatcaagcaaagactagtttgtatgcaagaacaaataggcttttattagcaaaagacttggagcacacccatgccgatgaactggtccagagactgaggcaggggggtggggagcagtcacctttatacctggaccagggggggaggagtcccaggcagggccggcagggacgtgtccaggtatgtctcacacacacaggcaataagctcacagtggtttaccacaaggaTACCAAGACTGCACCCAATACTTCAGGTGttagcctcaccaacgccctgtacaattgcagttcaTTGCTGCCTCAGGACCACACTGGGAATATCTGCCCAGATCATGTGCTCAACTTTGGGAGCCTTCCGGGTCATGGCCGACACCTCACCTTTATTTTTTTGAGGAACCCTTAAAATAAGGAAGTGAATTTGTGTATCCTTCTGCTGATTGTGACTTCTCACTCCAGGAATCCTCGAGCTGTAAGATGGTGCGAATGAGCTCCTCGCATCTTCTCCAGGACTTGATGCAGCAGTTCAGATTTTTCGGTGCTAAATCCGAACAGGAGGTTTGCGACTTTGGCCAGTGCACTTTATATACCTGTCGCCCAGGTAAACAATGCCCTCTTTATGCTACTTCAtgtattctttgatttgatttattattgccacgtgtattggtatacagtgaaaagtattgttgcgcgctatacagacaaagcatactgttcatagagaaagaaaggcaagagtgcagaatgtagtgttacagtcatagctcgggtgtagagaaagatcaacttagtgcgaggaggtccattcaaaagtctgacggcagcagggaagaagctgttcttgagtcggttggtgcgtgacctcagacctttgtatctttttcccaacggaagaaagtgggagtgtgtgtgtccggggtgcgtggggtccttaattatgctggctgcttttccgaggcagcaggacgtgtagacagagttaatggatgggaggctggtttgcgtgatggactgggggcttcattcacaaccctttctagtttcttgcggtcttgggcagagcaggagccataccaagctgtgatacaaccagaaagaatgctttctatggtgcatctgtaaaggttggtgatggtcgtagtggacgtgccaaatttccttagtcccttgagaaagtagaggtgttggtgggctttcttaactatagcgtcggcgtggagggagcaggacaggttgtgggggtttgtgaggaggatgctgttATGGGGCTGCAATCATGTTTTTCTTGTAGTTAAAACTATCATTCCCCTCAAGGTGCCAGATGGACTGGTTTCGGATGATTTATTACTGTGGCTACAGCTTCCTGACTGAACTTTTAGGCCCAGCAAGCGTGccaaattcagaaatacacaagcaattaaa from Mustelus asterias unplaced genomic scaffold, sMusAst1.hap1.1 HAP1_SCAFFOLD_3760, whole genome shotgun sequence includes:
- the LOC144490766 gene encoding uncharacterized protein LOC144490766, which translates into the protein MKFYHVCHNSLKEQHGTVTDLIVVFSFIIFLSRSCLACNFDNFEPYTTAYGQHIETLRTHLPTDYSLTVFRLDRGIQDNCCVELQAMLEFKRAIRHLRHHSLGPLQEMTSAVLTELQFLNDCPACESSSCKMVRMSSSHLLQDLMQQFRFFGAKSEQEVCDFGQCTLYTCRP